Proteins found in one Hippopotamus amphibius kiboko isolate mHipAmp2 chromosome 12, mHipAmp2.hap2, whole genome shotgun sequence genomic segment:
- the NAPB gene encoding beta-soluble NSF attachment protein isoform X4 encodes MHFVRPPSFICSCRANMTRPPALWMLGTPTRRQTPKGRFTIAAKHHITIAEIYETELVDIEKAIAHYEQSADYYKGEESNSSANKCLLKVAAYAAQLEQYQKAIEIFEQIGANTMDNPLLKYSAKDYFFKAALCHFIVDELNAKLALEKYEEMFPAFTDSRECKLLKKLLEAHEEQNSEAYTEAVKEFDSISRLDQWLTTMLLRIKKSIQGDGEGDGDLK; translated from the exons ATGCATTTTGTCAGGCCGCCAAGCTTCATATGCAGCTGCAGAGCAAACATGACTCGGCCACCAGCTTTGTGGATGCTGGGAACGCCTACAAGAAGGCAGACCCCCAAG GGAAGGTTCACGATTGCAGCCAAGCACCACATCACCATCGCAGAGATCTACGAGACGGAGCTGGTGGACATCGAGAAG gctATCGCCCATTACGAACAATCAGCTGATTATTACAAAGGGGAAGAATCCAACAG CTCGGCTAACAAGTGTCTGCTGAAAGTGGCTGCGTATGCTGCCCAGCTGGAGCAGTACCAGAAGGCCATCGAGATCTTCGAGCAG ATTGGGGCCAACACCATGGATAACCCTTTGTTGAAGTACAGTGCAAAGGATTACTTCTTTAAAGCCGCCCTCTGCCACTTCATAGTGGATGAGCTGAATGCCAAG CTTGCTCTTGAGAAATATGAGGAAATGTTTCCGGCCTTCACTGATTCGAGAGAGTGCAAATTATTGAAA AAACTTCTAGAAGCTCATGAAGAGCAGAACAGTGAAGCTTACACGGAAGCA GTGAAGGAGTTTGACTCAATCTCCCGCCTGGACCAGTGGCTCACCACCATGCTGCTGCGCATCAAGAAGTCCATCCAGGGGGACGGGGAAGGAGACGGAGACCTCAAGTGA
- the NAPB gene encoding beta-soluble NSF attachment protein isoform X2 → MYTRAANMFKMAKNWSAAGNAFCQAAKLHMQLQSKHDSATSFVDAGNAYKKADPQEAINCLNAAIDIYTDMGRFTIAAKHHITIAEIYETELVDIEKAIAHYEQSADYYKGEESNSSANKCLLKVAAYAAQLEQYQKAIEIFEQIGANTMDNPLLKYSAKDYFFKAALCHFIVDELNAKLALEKYEEMFPAFTDSRECKLLKKLLEAHEEQNSEAYTEAVKEFDSISRLDQWLTTMLLRIKKSIQGDGEGDGDLK, encoded by the exons CTGCGGGAAATGCATTTTGTCAGGCCGCCAAGCTTCATATGCAGCTGCAGAGCAAACATGACTCGGCCACCAGCTTTGTGGATGCTGGGAACGCCTACAAGAAGGCAGACCCCCAAG AGGCTATCAACTGCTTAAATGCAGCCATCGACATTTACACAGACATG GGAAGGTTCACGATTGCAGCCAAGCACCACATCACCATCGCAGAGATCTACGAGACGGAGCTGGTGGACATCGAGAAG gctATCGCCCATTACGAACAATCAGCTGATTATTACAAAGGGGAAGAATCCAACAG CTCGGCTAACAAGTGTCTGCTGAAAGTGGCTGCGTATGCTGCCCAGCTGGAGCAGTACCAGAAGGCCATCGAGATCTTCGAGCAG ATTGGGGCCAACACCATGGATAACCCTTTGTTGAAGTACAGTGCAAAGGATTACTTCTTTAAAGCCGCCCTCTGCCACTTCATAGTGGATGAGCTGAATGCCAAG CTTGCTCTTGAGAAATATGAGGAAATGTTTCCGGCCTTCACTGATTCGAGAGAGTGCAAATTATTGAAA AAACTTCTAGAAGCTCATGAAGAGCAGAACAGTGAAGCTTACACGGAAGCA GTGAAGGAGTTTGACTCAATCTCCCGCCTGGACCAGTGGCTCACCACCATGCTGCTGCGCATCAAGAAGTCCATCCAGGGGGACGGGGAAGGAGACGGAGACCTCAAGTGA
- the GZF1 gene encoding GDNF-inducible zinc finger protein 1 produces MESGAVLLESKSSPFNLLHEMHQLRLLGHLCDVTVSVEYQGVREEFMAHKAVLAATSKFFKEVFLNEKTADGVRTNVYLDEVQVADFASFLEFVYTAKVQVEEDRVQRMLEMAEKLKCLDLSETCFQLKKQMLESVLLELQNFSESQEAERSGSSQVAAAVAAEAQAGVATDHPLANGIVGSSDPPAEIIGNGLLPDLPSRKSREKPDKRKEVAKPPCPKLRRASGRLAGRKVFVEIPKKKYTRRLREQQKSAEQDVGDRGGPREPSAEAMGTEKEPVTKDEEDRGSEAEAEAALPKAGPGEEEEDEEEEEGEEGAGKRRSNFQCTRCEKAFLYEKSFLKHVRHHHGVATEVVHRCDTCGQTFANRCNLKGHQRHVHSSERHFPCELCGKKFKRKKDVKRHVVQVHEGGGERHQCQQCGKGLSSKTALRLHERTHTGHKPYGCTECPATFSQPSALKTHLRIHTGEKPFVCDECGARFTQNHMLIYHKRCHTGERPFMCETCGKSFASKEYLKHHNRIHTGSKPFKCEVCFRTFAQRNSLYQHIKVHTGERPYCCDQCGKQFTQLNALQRHHRIHTGEKPFMCNACGRTFTDKSTLRRHTSIHDKTTPWKSFLVIVDGSPKNGDRHKTEQPDEEYAPSRLSDKLLSFTENGHFHNLTTVQGSVPAVHGDSPADPACKSDGPVGSQDTLLATTIGELSELTPQTDPGPHSSTL; encoded by the exons ATGGAGAGTGGTGCAGTTCTGCTGGAATCCAAGTCCTCCCCGTTTAACCTTCTGCATGAAATGCACCAGCTGCGCCTGCTGGGTCACCTGTGCGATGTGACCGTCAGCGTGGAGTACCAGGGCGTCCGCGAGGAATTCATGGCCCACAAGGCggtgctggcagccaccagcaagttttttaaggaagtgtTCCTTAACGAGAAGACTGCGGATGGCGTGAGGACTAATGTCTACTTAGACGAAGTACAGGTGGCTGACTTCGCTTCCTTTCTTGAGTTTGTCTACACTGCGAAGGTACAAGTGGAGGAAGATCGGGTGCAGCGAATGCTGGAAATGGCTGAAAAGCTGAAATGTTTGGACTTATCCGAAACTTGTTTTCAGTTGAAGAAACAGATGTTAGAGTCGGTACTTTTGGAGTTGCAGAATTTCTCGGAGTCTCAGGAGGCAGAAAGGAGTGGCAGCTCCCAGGTCGCTGCTGCTGTGGCCGCTGAGGCTCAAGCAGGCGTGGCCACGGACCACCCTCTGGCCAATGGCATCGTGGGTTCCTCGGATCCCCCAGCGGAGATAATCGGCAACGGCCTGTTGCCAGATCTACCCTCAAGGAAGTCCAGGGAGAAGCCAGACAAAAGAAAAGAGGTCGCTAAGCCCCCCTGCCCCAAGCTCAGGAGGGCTAGCGGGAGGCTGGCTGGGAGGAAGGTGTTCGTGGAAATCCCTAAAAAAAAGTACACTCGACGACTCCGAGAGCAGCAGAAGAGTGCCGAGCAGGACGTGGGGGACCGTGGGGGCCCCCGAGAGCCCAGCGCGGAGGCCATGGGAACGGAGAAGGAGCCGGTCACAAAAGACGAGGAGGATCGTGGTTCGGAGGCTGAGGCAGAGGCAGCGCTGCCAAAAGCGGGgccgggggaggaggaggaggatgaagaggaggaggagggggaggagggggcggggaagcGGAGGAGCAACTTCCAGTGCACGCGCTGCGAGAAGGCCTTCCTGTACGAGAAGAGCTTCCTGAAGCACGTCCGGCACCACCACGGCGTGGCCACCGAGGTGGTGCACCGCTGCGACACCTGCGGCCAGACCTTCGCCAACCGCTGCAACTTGAAGGGCCACCAGCGCCACGTGCACAGCAGCGAGCGCCACTTCCCCTGCGAGCTGTGCGGCAAGAAGTTCAAGAGGAAGAAGGACGTGAAGCGGCACGTGGTGCAGGTGCACGAGGGCGGCGGTGAGCGGCACCAGTGCCAGCAGTGCGGCAAGGGCCTGAGCTCCAAGACGGCGCTGCGGCTGCACGAGCGCACGCACACGGGCCACAAGCCCTATGGCTGCACTGAGTGCCCGGCCACCTTCTCGCAGCCCTCGGCCCTCAAGACCCACCTGAG AATTCACACAGGGGAAAAACCTTTTGTCTGTGATGAATGTGGTGCAAGATTCACTCAGAACCACATGCTGATTTATCATAAAAGGTGTCACACAG GTGAGAGGCCTTTCATGTGTGAGACGTGTGGCAAAAGTTTTGCTTCCAAGGAGTATTTAAAACATCACAACAGGATCCACACTGGGTCCAAACCCTTTAAATGTGAAGTGTGTTTCAGGACTTTTGCTCAGCGGAACTCGCTTTACCAGCATATCAAGGTCCACACAG GGGAGCGGCCCTATTGTTGCGACCAGTGCGGCAAGCAGTTCACACAGCTCAACGCCCTCCAGCGCCACCACCGGATCCACACGGGGGAGAAGCCATTCATGTGCAACGCCTGCGGGCGGACGTTCACCGACAAGTCCACTCTCCGGCGGCACACCTCG ATCCATGATAAGACGACTCCGTGGAAATCTTTCCTCGTCATTGTGGACGGCTCTCCCAAGAACGGCGACAGACACAAGACTGAGCAGCCTGATGAAGAGTATGCGCCATCCAGACTCTCCGATAAACTGTTGTCTTTCACAGAAAATGGCCATTTTCACAACCTGACCACCGTGCAGGGCAGCGTGCCTGCCGTGCACGGGGACAGTCCTGCAGACCCGGCCTGCAAGTCAGACGGCCCCGTGGGGTCCCAGGACACGCTGCTGGCCACCACCATCGGCGAGCTCAGCGAGCTGACACCGCAGACAGACCCGGGCCCACACAGCTCCACCCTCTGA